One window from the genome of Hyphomonas neptunium ATCC 15444 encodes:
- a CDS encoding C1 family peptidase produces MSGNWSGFSLNGCRFENKPSAAPTLKAPTTRLPDRVDLRVHCSPIENQLKTNSCVANAVIGALEFHHLKSGRALTDLSRLFVYYNARKLSDSTHLDQGSFIHHGMAATLAYGACEAAMWPFDESLVTTQPNEACYQNARNYEAVQYARTPRGVPAMTALAHGLPVVFGIFVPGEYYDAAAQGGRMPRPDQVVPQRPPSGHAMLIVGYDMTERAYLVRNSWSAGWAEQGYCWIPFETMDAWSMEEDFWAIGAIEEAKGFSLMGPSLNDSMKGVGVSSDLLEARAQKLDALRSGLRGQLSGNLDAAKRDFRDRLRGK; encoded by the coding sequence ATGTCTGGTAACTGGTCTGGTTTCAGCCTGAATGGCTGCCGCTTCGAGAATAAACCCTCCGCCGCGCCCACCCTGAAGGCGCCAACCACCCGCCTGCCGGATCGCGTGGACCTCCGCGTCCATTGTTCACCCATCGAGAACCAGTTGAAAACGAACTCCTGCGTGGCCAACGCAGTCATCGGCGCGCTGGAGTTTCACCACCTGAAATCCGGCCGTGCCCTGACGGACCTCTCCCGCCTCTTCGTATACTACAACGCCCGCAAGCTGTCGGACTCGACCCATCTCGATCAGGGCAGCTTCATCCACCATGGCATGGCCGCCACCCTCGCTTACGGCGCCTGTGAAGCCGCGATGTGGCCCTTTGACGAATCCCTGGTCACCACCCAGCCGAATGAAGCCTGCTATCAGAACGCCCGCAATTATGAAGCCGTTCAATACGCCCGCACGCCGCGCGGTGTACCGGCCATGACCGCCCTTGCGCATGGCCTGCCCGTTGTGTTCGGTATATTCGTGCCCGGAGAATATTACGACGCGGCCGCGCAGGGCGGGCGTATGCCGCGTCCTGACCAGGTCGTGCCCCAGCGTCCGCCGTCGGGCCACGCCATGCTTATCGTCGGATACGACATGACCGAGCGCGCTTACCTCGTCCGCAACAGTTGGAGCGCCGGCTGGGCCGAGCAGGGCTATTGCTGGATACCCTTCGAGACCATGGATGCCTGGTCGATGGAGGAAGACTTCTGGGCCATCGGCGCCATCGAGGAAGCAAAAGGCTTCAGCCTCATGGGGCCTAGCCTGAACGACTCGATGAAAGGTGTCGGCGTCTCATCAGACCTGCTCGAAGCGCGGGCACAGAAGCTTGATGCCCTTCGTTCCGGCCTGAGGGGGCAGCTCAGCGGCAATCTGGACGCCGCCAAGCGCGATTTCCGCGACCGCCTGCGCGGGAAGTAA
- a CDS encoding MarR family winged helix-turn-helix transcriptional regulator translates to MIPQISTLDSKHQPSEAALISLRRILKAVEANSRSLARDTSLTPSQLVVLKELSVRDGAQPSELAKAAGLKQATISILLDKLQARGLVLRNRGDADRRTVMVQITPEGRLTLSGAPDLLQAEFGTGFARLPEWEQAYINAALVRLVSLLGAADIDASPVLDVGNVTDLPETPGEAR, encoded by the coding sequence ATGATCCCTCAGATTTCCACGCTCGATTCTAAGCATCAGCCCTCAGAAGCGGCCCTTATCTCTCTGCGCCGCATTCTCAAGGCGGTGGAGGCGAACTCACGGTCCCTCGCGCGCGATACAAGCCTCACGCCATCCCAACTCGTGGTGCTTAAGGAGCTTTCGGTACGGGACGGCGCGCAGCCCAGCGAACTTGCGAAAGCGGCGGGCCTGAAACAGGCGACGATTTCGATATTGCTGGACAAGCTTCAGGCGCGCGGACTGGTGCTGCGTAACCGGGGAGACGCCGACCGGCGCACGGTGATGGTTCAGATCACGCCTGAGGGACGCCTGACGCTGTCTGGCGCGCCGGATTTGCTGCAGGCCGAGTTTGGAACGGGCTTCGCGCGCCTGCCCGAATGGGAACAAGCCTACATCAACGCAGCGCTCGTGCGGCTGGTTTCGCTGCTTGGCGCGGCGGACATTGACGCGTCGCCGGTTCTGGATGTCGGCAATGTGACGGATCTGCCCGAAACACCGGGCGAGGCGCGCTGA
- the ectA gene encoding diaminobutyrate acetyltransferase has translation MPDEATTTSGTDIVPDRSLPAGAADIQIAAPGPEDAAEIHALIAACPPLDTNSLYANLIQCTHFADSCAVARMGGKVVGWISGHRPPEKDDTYFLWQVAVHPDARGKSLPKRMLGNILARQAQGGISWLETSITRTNDASWGLFRSVSGWLSAPLREEPWFDRQTHFGGQHDTEFLVTIGPFEAPAASG, from the coding sequence ATGCCTGATGAGGCCACCACAACGAGCGGGACAGACATCGTCCCAGACCGAAGTTTGCCCGCGGGCGCTGCTGACATACAGATCGCGGCGCCGGGGCCAGAAGATGCCGCTGAAATTCATGCATTGATCGCGGCTTGTCCGCCACTGGATACGAATTCGCTGTACGCGAATCTGATCCAGTGCACTCATTTTGCTGATTCCTGCGCCGTTGCGCGCATGGGCGGGAAGGTTGTGGGCTGGATTTCCGGTCACAGGCCGCCCGAGAAGGATGACACTTACTTCCTGTGGCAGGTAGCCGTGCATCCTGATGCGCGGGGCAAGTCTTTGCCCAAGCGTATGTTGGGAAACATTCTTGCCCGCCAGGCCCAGGGTGGCATCTCCTGGCTGGAGACATCCATCACACGAACCAACGACGCATCCTGGGGCCTGTTTCGCAGTGTCTCGGGCTGGCTTTCGGCCCCCCTTCGGGAAGAGCCTTGGTTTGATCGCCAAACCCATTTCGGAGGTCAACACGACACCGAATTCCTCGTGACCATTGGCCCTTTCGAGGCGCCAGCGGCTTCTGGCTGA
- the ectB gene encoding diaminobutyrate--2-oxoglutarate transaminase, which produces MAYEHASAPANIFERRESRVRSYCRSFPAVFKSARGSELIAEDGTRYIDFLSGCSTLNYGHNHPELKQALLDYIGADGVAHGLDMHTRAKARFLNTFERLILKPRSMDHRVLFPGPTGANAVEAALKTARKVTGRTNVIAFTNGFHGMTLGALAATGNSGKRGGAGVPLTGVTHEAFDGYFGEDTDTADQLDRRLSDPSSGLDKPAAIIVETVQGEGGLNVASDAWLRKIEKIARKHGALFIIDDIQAGIGRTGGFFSFEKAGVTPDIITMAKSLSGLGLPFALTLIRPQHDLWKPGEHNGTFRGNNHAFVTATKALELFWADDAFEKETARKAARLRAGLEKIAASASFAGRLKGKGMMSGIEMESGDVAAEICTECFQNGLIIETSGSMDEVVKVLAPLTITDAELDAGLKILADAVRAVSARRQKSAA; this is translated from the coding sequence ATGGCCTACGAACACGCATCTGCACCCGCAAATATTTTTGAGCGCCGCGAATCCCGTGTGCGCAGCTATTGCCGGTCTTTCCCGGCGGTCTTCAAATCCGCACGCGGATCAGAGTTGATCGCTGAAGACGGCACACGCTACATCGACTTTCTGTCCGGCTGTTCCACGCTGAACTACGGCCACAACCATCCCGAGCTGAAACAGGCCCTCCTGGACTATATCGGCGCGGACGGCGTGGCGCACGGCCTCGATATGCACACGCGTGCAAAGGCCCGTTTTCTGAACACTTTCGAGCGGCTTATCCTCAAGCCACGCAGCATGGATCACCGCGTCCTCTTTCCGGGGCCAACAGGTGCCAACGCTGTAGAGGCTGCTCTGAAGACCGCCCGTAAAGTCACGGGGCGGACAAATGTAATTGCCTTCACCAACGGCTTCCATGGCATGACGCTTGGCGCCCTCGCTGCGACGGGCAATTCCGGCAAGCGCGGCGGGGCAGGTGTGCCGCTCACGGGCGTGACGCATGAAGCCTTTGATGGCTATTTCGGTGAGGATACCGACACGGCTGACCAGCTGGATCGCCGCCTGTCTGACCCCTCTTCGGGGCTCGACAAACCGGCTGCCATCATTGTGGAAACCGTGCAGGGCGAAGGCGGATTGAATGTCGCGTCTGATGCCTGGCTGCGCAAGATCGAGAAGATCGCCCGCAAGCATGGCGCCCTCTTCATTATTGATGACATCCAGGCGGGCATTGGCCGCACAGGTGGCTTCTTCAGCTTCGAAAAAGCAGGTGTTACGCCGGATATTATCACGATGGCCAAGTCCCTCTCGGGCCTGGGTCTGCCCTTCGCGCTGACATTGATCCGCCCACAGCATGATCTTTGGAAGCCCGGTGAGCACAACGGCACGTTCCGTGGCAACAACCATGCCTTCGTGACGGCAACCAAGGCGCTGGAACTGTTCTGGGCCGATGATGCCTTCGAGAAGGAAACCGCTCGCAAGGCCGCGCGTCTTCGCGCCGGCTTGGAAAAGATCGCTGCTTCCGCATCGTTCGCTGGCCGGCTGAAAGGCAAGGGCATGATGTCCGGCATCGAGATGGAAAGCGGAGACGTGGCGGCCGAGATTTGCACCGAATGCTTCCAGAACGGCCTCATTATCGAAACCAGCGGCAGCATGGATGAAGTCGTCAAGGTGCTCGCCCCGCTCACCATCACCGATGCCGAATTGGATGCCGGCCTCAAAATTCTTGCGGACGCCGTGCGCGCGGTCAGCGCGCGCCGCCAGAAGTCCGCAGCCTGA
- a CDS encoding ectoine synthase: MIVRDLAKEILTDRRVDSDGWSSVRLLLKDDGMGFSFHITTIHAGAELHMHYKNHLESVFCMEGTGSITDLATGETHEIRPGVMYALNKNDKHILRANAGAPMMMACVFNPPVTGKEVHGEDGAYPADAALENSA; this comes from the coding sequence ATGATTGTTAGAGACCTCGCAAAAGAAATCCTTACAGACCGCCGCGTGGACAGCGACGGCTGGTCTTCCGTTCGCCTGCTGCTGAAAGATGATGGAATGGGTTTCTCCTTCCACATCACCACGATCCATGCCGGCGCCGAGCTGCACATGCATTACAAGAACCACCTTGAGAGTGTGTTCTGCATGGAAGGCACAGGCTCCATCACCGATCTGGCGACAGGCGAAACGCACGAAATCCGTCCGGGCGTAATGTACGCGCTCAACAAGAACGACAAGCATATCCTGCGCGCGAATGCCGGGGCCCCAATGATGATGGCCTGTGTGTTCAATCCGCCAGTGACAGGCAAGGAAGTGCACGGCGAGGACGGGGCCTACCCCGCAGACGCCGCACTCGAAAACTCTGCCTGA
- the thpD gene encoding ectoine hydroxylase, translating into MTQTEQDLYPSRQRAEPEWLERRDPVVHGQAGQEPPVDRALIEQFVRDGFIVLEDVFSPEEVKDLVREADALRERGGLIPESRITERGMEGAEAVRSVFAPHRQSEVFERLASDERLSGLARFILGDEVYIHQSRINYKPAFRGKDFYWHSDFETWHTEDGMPRMRAISMSVMLTDNHPQSGPTMFMPGSHMNYVTCVGETPDDHYRASLKKQEYGVPDGESLTKLAKEGGIVGPAPKAGSVVIFDCNTMHGSNSNITPYERINAFFVFNSWANRLVDPFGETRPRPEFVAHRQVKEPIRPLKAPQSRTTGGQ; encoded by the coding sequence ATGACGCAAACAGAACAAGACCTTTACCCATCGCGGCAAAGGGCAGAGCCGGAATGGCTTGAACGTAGAGACCCCGTGGTTCATGGCCAGGCTGGCCAGGAACCGCCGGTGGACCGGGCGCTGATCGAACAGTTCGTGCGCGATGGGTTCATCGTGCTGGAAGATGTCTTCTCGCCTGAGGAAGTCAAAGACCTTGTGCGCGAGGCAGATGCCCTGCGCGAACGCGGCGGCCTCATCCCCGAAAGCCGGATTACGGAACGCGGAATGGAGGGCGCCGAAGCGGTTCGCTCTGTCTTCGCCCCGCATCGCCAGTCAGAGGTGTTCGAGCGTCTGGCGTCCGACGAGCGCCTGTCGGGCCTTGCCCGCTTCATCCTGGGCGATGAAGTTTACATCCACCAGTCGCGGATCAACTATAAGCCCGCTTTCCGCGGCAAGGACTTCTACTGGCATTCGGACTTTGAAACCTGGCACACCGAAGACGGCATGCCCCGCATGCGCGCCATTTCCATGTCGGTGATGCTCACGGACAATCATCCCCAGTCCGGCCCGACGATGTTCATGCCGGGCAGCCATATGAACTACGTTACCTGCGTTGGGGAAACGCCCGACGATCATTATCGGGCGTCCCTGAAAAAGCAGGAATACGGCGTTCCCGATGGTGAGAGCCTGACGAAGCTGGCGAAAGAGGGCGGCATTGTCGGCCCGGCGCCAAAGGCGGGTTCGGTTGTGATCTTTGATTGCAACACGATGCACGGCTCTAACAGCAACATCACACCTTACGAGCGTATCAACGCTTTCTTCGTGTTCAATTCCTGGGCAAACCGCCTGGTCGATCCGTTTGGAGAGACTAGGCCGCGTCCGGAATTTGTCGCCCACCGTCAGGTGAAGGAGCCGATCCGGCCCCTCAAGGCGCCGCAATCGCGAACAACCGGGGGTCAATAA
- a CDS encoding aspartate kinase, translating to MKRTVEKIGGTSISNTQVVLENVLIGGRKGADLYNRIFVVSAYSGMTNRLLEHKKSGEPGVFSLFAGAGNKWAWTEALASVAEAMEAKNAEMFSGEPEQAVADNFVRERIEDVRNCLIDLHRLCSYGQFRLDENLTTVKEVLSSLGEAHSAFNTALLLQKHGVNARAVDLTAWRDERDLTMEERMEDALGGIDLSSELPIVTGYASSRDGLVRQFGRGYTEVTFSRLAAFVQADEAIIHKEFHLSSADPNLVGQDRVRKIGLTNFDVADQLSNMGMEAVHPKAAKILRQAGIPLRVKNTFDPKDGGTVISADYAPENPRAEIVTGLKGVFALEVFDQDMVGEKGYDSTILDALTRHSIRIVSKCSNANTITHYIEGSRKALKRATADIETKLPGAEVSTSRVAIVSVIGADINVPGITAKALTALHEAEVPIIGLHQVSRKTDIQAVIQEDDFDKAICALHEALVEQVSVATPRAEALRPAA from the coding sequence ATGAAACGCACAGTCGAAAAGATCGGGGGCACCTCGATCTCCAACACGCAGGTCGTGTTGGAAAACGTGCTGATCGGAGGCCGCAAGGGCGCCGATCTCTATAACCGCATCTTCGTTGTGTCGGCCTATTCTGGCATGACGAACCGCCTGCTGGAACACAAGAAATCCGGCGAGCCGGGCGTGTTCAGCCTGTTTGCCGGTGCAGGCAACAAATGGGCCTGGACCGAGGCGCTCGCCTCTGTCGCCGAAGCCATGGAAGCCAAGAACGCTGAAATGTTCTCTGGTGAGCCCGAACAGGCCGTCGCGGACAATTTTGTGCGGGAACGGATCGAAGACGTTCGCAACTGCCTGATCGATCTCCACCGCCTCTGTTCCTACGGCCAATTCCGTCTGGACGAAAACCTCACCACCGTGAAGGAAGTCCTCTCTTCCCTCGGCGAGGCGCACTCCGCCTTCAACACGGCGCTTCTCCTGCAGAAACACGGCGTGAACGCTCGCGCTGTCGATCTGACGGCATGGCGCGACGAGCGGGACCTGACCATGGAAGAGCGTATGGAAGATGCCCTCGGCGGCATTGACCTGTCCAGCGAACTTCCCATCGTCACCGGCTATGCCAGCAGCCGCGACGGCCTCGTCCGTCAGTTCGGCCGGGGGTACACAGAGGTTACATTCTCGCGTTTGGCCGCCTTCGTCCAAGCCGATGAAGCGATCATTCACAAGGAGTTCCACCTCTCCAGCGCCGACCCCAATCTCGTGGGTCAGGACCGGGTCCGCAAGATCGGCCTGACCAACTTTGATGTGGCCGACCAGCTCTCCAATATGGGCATGGAAGCGGTCCACCCCAAAGCCGCCAAGATCCTGCGCCAGGCGGGCATCCCCCTGCGCGTCAAGAACACCTTCGACCCTAAGGATGGCGGCACCGTCATCTCGGCAGACTACGCCCCGGAAAACCCCCGCGCCGAAATCGTCACGGGCCTAAAGGGTGTCTTCGCGCTAGAAGTCTTCGATCAGGACATGGTCGGTGAGAAGGGCTACGATTCCACCATCCTCGATGCCCTCACGCGCCATTCCATCCGTATCGTGTCGAAATGCTCGAATGCCAACACGATTACCCACTATATCGAGGGCAGCCGCAAAGCACTCAAGCGTGCCACCGCGGACATCGAGACAAAGCTCCCCGGCGCGGAAGTCTCCACCAGCCGCGTTGCCATCGTCTCGGTCATCGGCGCAGACATCAACGTGCCCGGCATCACGGCCAAAGCGCTCACAGCCCTGCATGAAGCTGAAGTGCCGATCATCGGTCTGCATCAGGTTTCACGGAAAACCGACATTCAGGCCGTCATCCAGGAAGATGATTTCGACAAGGCCATCTGCGCCCTGCACGAAGCGCTGGTCGAACAGGTAAGCGTTGCCACGCCGCGCGCTGAGGCCTTGCGCCCGGCGGCATGA
- a CDS encoding MFS transporter: protein MIRLLGRPGLVLSGHGGFAVYRNILVLVAALTLLQGAMAALAMVMSLKLLANGVAETGIGLVASAYSAGFLGGTLIAPHEIRRIGHIRTFTLLAGICALAALMLPIAGREIVIWSLLLALAGVGAAGMLTAGESWIANAAPPQQRGAILGFYHMVSKTGAIAAPFVVAAALSGLGAFMVVAGLFVAALLPVAATNRSQPELVAAKPFGPRRLLSLAPASVFAALCAGAVNNSVAQLYPVFATSIRPDDAAAFSAQLNGAILAGAMVGLWPIGLLSDRLDRRIVIAAAAAIGAGAAIGLALTTAINIPFLTLLLAALFGAGSLSYYAVAVANAADRAAPEEITSMMAGILVIWGIGSVIGPLIAGAFLQLLPGGGGLFLFAGLALAGLAVACLSRAAISAPVPTDAREPFSVSPATSLAIAEFDPRGEPEQSDQPDLFAGPMPASPQETAS, encoded by the coding sequence ATGATCCGATTGCTTGGCAGGCCGGGGCTGGTCCTGTCCGGACACGGCGGATTTGCGGTCTACCGGAACATTCTTGTTCTGGTGGCCGCACTGACGCTCCTTCAGGGCGCCATGGCCGCGCTCGCAATGGTGATGTCACTGAAGCTGCTCGCCAATGGCGTGGCTGAAACCGGCATCGGCCTCGTCGCCTCGGCCTATTCGGCGGGCTTTCTCGGCGGCACGCTCATCGCGCCCCACGAGATCCGCCGCATCGGACACATCCGCACCTTCACGCTGCTGGCGGGCATCTGCGCGCTCGCCGCATTGATGCTGCCCATCGCCGGGCGAGAGATCGTGATCTGGTCGTTGCTCCTCGCGCTCGCGGGGGTAGGGGCCGCCGGTATGCTCACGGCCGGTGAAAGCTGGATCGCCAATGCCGCCCCGCCACAACAGCGCGGCGCTATCCTCGGTTTCTACCACATGGTCTCCAAGACCGGCGCGATTGCCGCGCCTTTCGTGGTTGCTGCCGCCCTCTCAGGGCTGGGCGCCTTCATGGTCGTGGCCGGTCTGTTCGTTGCCGCGCTGCTTCCCGTCGCCGCCACCAATCGCAGCCAGCCAGAACTTGTCGCCGCCAAACCATTCGGCCCCAGACGATTGCTCTCCCTCGCGCCGGCCTCCGTCTTCGCCGCCCTCTGCGCCGGCGCCGTCAATAATTCCGTTGCCCAGCTCTACCCCGTCTTCGCCACGTCCATCCGCCCGGATGACGCCGCCGCCTTCTCGGCCCAGCTCAACGGCGCCATCCTCGCCGGCGCGATGGTCGGCCTCTGGCCCATCGGTCTGCTGTCGGACCGGCTCGACCGCCGCATCGTCATCGCTGCCGCCGCCGCTATCGGCGCGGGCGCCGCCATCGGCCTCGCGCTGACAACCGCCATCAACATACCCTTCCTCACGCTCCTCCTCGCCGCTCTCTTCGGCGCAGGCTCACTCAGCTACTACGCCGTGGCCGTCGCCAACGCTGCCGACCGTGCCGCGCCGGAGGAAATCACCTCCATGATGGCGGGCATCCTCGTCATCTGGGGCATCGGCTCGGTCATCGGACCATTGATCGCAGGCGCCTTTCTCCAGCTCCTTCCGGGCGGCGGCGGTCTTTTCCTGTTCGCGGGTCTGGCACTTGCAGGCCTTGCGGTCGCGTGCCTCTCCCGCGCGGCCATCTCGGCCCCCGTGCCGACAGATGCGCGCGAACCCTTTTCCGTATCCCCCGCCACCAGTCTTGCCATCGCGGAGTTTGACCCGCGCGGCGAGCCTGAACAATCCGACCAGCCAGACCTTTTCGCAGGGCCCATGCCTGCCAGCCCGCAGGAGACTGCCTCATGA
- a CDS encoding sodium/proline symporter: MITAISFVLILLSFVVIGLASGRKATGKRKDYYLASSSVSPWLAGLSAVATNNSGYMFIGVIGFTYQTGLAAMWLMIGWIVGDFIGSSFIHKRLRQATAKTGEASFAGVIARWYGEKFGIWQKIAGVIMIVFLIAYAAAQISAGGKALEGVLGINPWTGAVMVAAMVLLYSIVGGIRASIWTDGAQSITMMFAMTILLIAAFAGVGGVSGALELWSAIPGFLDPFPDDLLFPGALGMGLFIVGWLFAGFSVVGQPHVMVRFMALDHDRNMGRARAWYYGYFTIFYLLATGVGMLSRLYLPDLADIDPELALPMMATELLPPVLVGVILAGIFAATMSTADSLVLSCSASFTHDLAPERLETPLILKTATAVSILIALGLALSGNQSVFSLVILAWSTLAAAFAPLLTLYALRRRVSEPVAIMMLVLGVSIALFWRFGLGWHESIYEGLPGILVPLIIGWFLSERREIAASPEPAAETSPSAAE, translated from the coding sequence ATGATCACTGCTATCAGCTTCGTCCTTATACTGCTTTCCTTTGTGGTCATCGGCCTCGCTTCTGGCCGTAAGGCAACAGGCAAGCGAAAGGATTATTATCTGGCCAGCAGCAGCGTCAGCCCCTGGCTCGCGGGGCTTTCGGCGGTCGCCACAAACAATTCCGGCTACATGTTCATCGGCGTCATAGGTTTCACCTACCAGACAGGCCTGGCGGCCATGTGGCTGATGATCGGCTGGATCGTGGGCGACTTCATCGGCTCCAGCTTCATTCACAAACGCCTGCGCCAGGCCACGGCAAAAACCGGTGAGGCCTCCTTCGCCGGGGTCATCGCCCGTTGGTATGGCGAGAAGTTCGGCATCTGGCAGAAGATTGCCGGCGTCATCATGATCGTTTTCCTGATCGCCTATGCCGCCGCCCAGATTTCCGCAGGCGGCAAGGCGCTGGAAGGCGTCCTCGGTATCAACCCATGGACCGGCGCCGTCATGGTCGCCGCCATGGTGCTGCTATACTCGATCGTCGGCGGCATCCGCGCTTCCATCTGGACCGATGGCGCCCAGTCCATCACCATGATGTTCGCCATGACCATCCTGCTCATCGCCGCCTTCGCGGGTGTAGGCGGCGTCAGCGGCGCACTGGAACTCTGGAGCGCCATCCCCGGTTTCCTTGATCCTTTCCCGGATGATCTTCTCTTTCCCGGCGCGCTCGGCATGGGGCTCTTTATTGTCGGTTGGCTGTTCGCCGGTTTCTCCGTGGTCGGCCAGCCCCATGTGATGGTCCGCTTCATGGCGCTCGATCACGACCGCAATATGGGCCGCGCCCGCGCCTGGTATTATGGCTACTTCACCATCTTCTATCTCCTCGCCACCGGGGTAGGCATGCTCTCGCGCCTCTATCTGCCAGACCTTGCCGACATCGACCCCGAACTCGCCCTGCCCATGATGGCAACAGAGCTTCTCCCGCCCGTCCTGGTCGGCGTGATCCTTGCGGGCATTTTCGCGGCCACCATGTCGACGGCGGACTCTCTGGTCCTCTCCTGTTCGGCGTCCTTCACCCACGATCTGGCGCCCGAACGGCTTGAGACCCCGCTCATCCTCAAGACGGCAACTGCCGTCTCCATCCTGATCGCCCTCGGCCTAGCCCTTTCGGGCAATCAGAGCGTGTTCAGTCTCGTCATCCTCGCCTGGTCCACCCTGGCGGCCGCCTTTGCGCCCCTGTTGACGCTCTATGCCCTCCGCCGGCGCGTGTCGGAGCCTGTGGCCATCATGATGCTGGTCCTCGGTGTCAGTATCGCCCTGTTCTGGCGCTTTGGCCTCGGCTGGCATGAGAGCATCTATGAGGGCCTGCCGGGCATCCTCGTGCCGCTCATCATCGGTTGGTTCCTGTCGGAGCGCCGGGAAATTGCGGCCAGCCCGGAGCCCGCCGCCGAGACCAGCCCCAGCGCCGCAGAGTAA
- a CDS encoding efflux RND transporter periplasmic adaptor subunit — MIKTKRMNARWTWLIIAAVAVIAAWFAWQTVWGGEKAPEYQTAEVTRGDIEVSISSAGKVAPKDTVAVGAQVSGQLTELLVEAGDLVEEGQLLARIDATIAETNVEGSRAQLLELQASRTQQQATLELAKANADRAKMLFENDAVARADFEASQAEYAIAVGRLEAINAQITRQSSSLRALQATLEFTNIYAPISGTVVSLEAVEGQTLNANQTAPTILTLADLTIMTVETDVSEADVLRVKPGQAAWFSTLGDSSRRWETSVRQILPTPEVLNDVVLYKALLDIENPENLLKPEMTAQVFFVTGSAKDAILVPVTALQANPPRREWSGGAGARTASAGGEREGRQGGFMQAEASEPAAAPAQDDSRRKAFSEARKAYPDAEVATVLVMGPDGTPRPRPVLVGLKTRTQAEILFGLDPGQTVVTGEVTIERPASQERDGPPRGMGPPGGMRRG, encoded by the coding sequence ATGATCAAGACCAAACGGATGAACGCGCGCTGGACCTGGCTCATCATTGCGGCTGTCGCTGTAATCGCTGCCTGGTTTGCCTGGCAGACGGTGTGGGGCGGCGAAAAAGCTCCTGAATACCAGACCGCCGAGGTCACACGCGGAGACATCGAAGTGTCGATCTCTTCGGCTGGCAAGGTGGCCCCAAAGGATACGGTCGCCGTCGGCGCCCAGGTCTCAGGCCAGTTGACTGAGCTTCTGGTCGAGGCCGGTGACCTTGTCGAAGAAGGCCAGCTTCTCGCCCGGATCGATGCCACCATCGCCGAAACCAATGTCGAAGGCAGCCGCGCCCAGCTTCTGGAGCTTCAGGCAAGCCGCACCCAGCAGCAGGCCACGCTTGAACTGGCCAAGGCAAATGCTGACCGCGCCAAGATGCTGTTCGAGAACGACGCTGTTGCCCGCGCCGACTTTGAAGCCTCGCAAGCTGAATACGCGATCGCTGTTGGCCGCCTGGAAGCCATCAACGCCCAGATCACCCGCCAGAGTTCGTCGCTCCGCGCCCTTCAGGCCACCCTCGAATTCACCAATATATATGCGCCGATTTCCGGCACGGTCGTGTCCCTGGAGGCGGTCGAGGGCCAGACCCTTAACGCGAACCAGACCGCGCCAACCATCCTCACGCTGGCTGACCTCACCATCATGACCGTCGAGACCGATGTGTCCGAAGCTGATGTCCTGCGCGTCAAGCCGGGGCAGGCGGCCTGGTTCTCTACGCTGGGCGACTCCAGCCGCCGCTGGGAAACCTCTGTCCGCCAGATCCTTCCGACCCCTGAAGTTCTCAACGATGTGGTCCTCTACAAGGCGCTGCTCGACATTGAAAATCCGGAAAACCTCCTTAAGCCGGAAATGACCGCGCAGGTCTTCTTCGTCACCGGCTCGGCTAAGGACGCCATCCTTGTCCCGGTCACAGCCTTGCAGGCCAATCCGCCGCGCCGTGAATGGTCAGGCGGCGCCGGCGCACGCACAGCCTCCGCTGGTGGTGAGCGGGAAGGGCGCCAGGGCGGTTTCATGCAGGCAGAGGCCAGTGAACCGGCCGCCGCGCCCGCCCAGGATGACAGCCGCCGCAAAGCCTTCTCCGAAGCACGCAAAGCTTATCCCGATGCCGAAGTTGCCACCGTCCTCGTCATGGGGCCGGATGGCACGCCGCGCCCGCGTCCTGTTCTCGTCGGTCTCAAGACCCGCACGCAGGCTGAAATCCTCTTCGGTCTCGACCCCGGCCAGACTGTGGTGACCGGCGAAGTGACAATTGAGCGCCCGGCCTCGCAGGAGCGGGATGGCCCGCCTCGCGGCATGGGCCCTCCAGGCGGCATGCGCCGCGGTTGA